From one Musa acuminata AAA Group cultivar baxijiao chromosome BXJ2-6, Cavendish_Baxijiao_AAA, whole genome shotgun sequence genomic stretch:
- the LOC103989757 gene encoding dof zinc finger protein DOF3.6 yields MAARRPEGEMVRSIRSPPMADQARFAKVPQLQPGLKCPRCDSTNTKFCYFNNYSLAQPRHFCKTCRRYWTHGGALRNIPVGGGCRHSKRTKSSAGSSSKSSTVTTQAGASSSSSAAASSAIGGAITSNIPLLSQLASLHPLPDFGATNFGMGLSGIQAVDTVGYQIGGGGIELETLRLQQMHQFPLLGGPQLPQPPPPASISALHPFVIEGCGFLGGPFTRQAQANPAGSELLTQLASVNMDSHQLLNSPRQYVGVAHNVQFWTGGGGGSSNSSDAGGWATDLSGFNSSSGNIL; encoded by the coding sequence ATGGCAGCGCGACGCCCTGAAGGTGAGATGGTTCGCTCGATTAGGTCTCCACCAATGGCGGACCAAGCTCGGTTCGCAAAGGTTCCTCAGCTACAGCCAGGACTGAAGTGCCCGCGTTGCGACTCCACCAACACAAAATTCTGCTACTTCAACAACTACTCCTTGGCACAGCCCCGCCATTTCTGCAAGACATGCCGGCGTTACTGGACTCACGGCGGCGCCCTCCGAAACATCCCTGTCGGTGGTGGTTGCCGCCACAGCAAGCGGACCAAATCCAGTGCTGGCAGCTCCTCGAAGTCCTCGACCGTGACCACCCAGGCCGgtgcctcctcctcgtcctccgcgGCCGCATCTTCGGCCATAGGTGGTGCAATCACGTCGAACATCCCGCTCCTATCGCAGCTGGCCTCGTTGCACCCTCTACCAGACTTCGGAGCCACTAACTTCGGCATGGGCTTATCAGGCATCCAAGCCGTAGACACAGTGGGCTATCAGATTGGCGGCGGCGGCATCGAGTTGGAGACTTTGAGGCTCCAGCAAATGCATCAGTTTCCTTTATTGGGAGGACCACAACTCCCACAGCCGCCGCCACCTGCATCAATTTCCGCGTTACACCCTTTCGTTATCGAGGGCTGTGGATTTCTAGGGGGACCATTTACCAGGCAAGCTCAAGCGAATCCGGCTGGTTCCGAGCTCCTAACGCAACTGGCTTCAGTGAACATGGACAGTCATCAACTGCTTAATTCTCCAAGACAGTATGTTGGTGTCGCTCACAATGTTCAATTCTGGACCGGCGGCGGTGGGGGAAGCAGCAACAGCAGTGATGCCGGTGGATGGGCGACCGATCTTTCAGGATTCAACTCTTCATCTGGCAACATCTTGTGA